TCTCGGGCAAATGCCAATGAATCACCGTTGCGATATCAGGGATATCCACCCCCATGCCAAAGGCGGTGGTCGCCACCAAAACCGCCAGGGGTTCTGAGCGAAAGTGCTGATAGGCTGCCTGGCGCTGAGTCAACGAAGCCCCTGCATGGTAAAAACTTGCTGGGAAGCCCTTTTCACGCAGTGCCTGAGCCAATTCTTCTGTCGCTTGGCGAGACCGTGCGTAAATCAGGGTCTTGCCCTGAATACCTGCCAATAATGCCTTGCGTTTGCTGCGGGGTGTCCAGCATCGCTGAATCCGAATCGCGATATTGTCACGCAAAACGGATCCCTGGAAGAGCTTCGGAGCCTTTAAGCCCAAAACCTGTGAAATATCCGCCTGAACCTGGGGAGGGGCTGTCGCGGTAAAGACTCCAAGCACAGGGCGCTGCTTCCAGCTTGATAATAATGAACCAATCTCGCGGTAGGCCGGGCGAAAACTACGGCCCCATTGAGAAATGCAATGCGCTTCATCGATGACCAATAAACGGGGAGGCAGTTCTGCAAGAAAGGTCTGCAAAGCGGCTCCTTGGAGCTGTTCTGGGGACAAATAAAGAAAGGCCTGAGCAGTGTTCGTTAAGGCGGTTAGCAGTTTGCGTCGCTGTTCTGGACTGAGTTGACTGCTGAGTTGCCAAGCAGGCAATCCTTTGGCCTGTAAGTCTTCTACCTGCTCCTGGATCAAAGCCAAAAGTGGTGAAACCACCAAGGTCAGCCCTCCCAAAACCAAACCTGCCAATTGAAAACAGAGGGTTTTTCCTTCACCTGTCGGCAAAAGAGCCAAAACATCACGCTTTTCAGTCAGGTTTTCTACAATGGGTTGCTGATGCGAACGCAATTGAAATTCTTTACCCCAATATCGCGCTAAAACAGTGGGCCACGCTTTTGCTTGCAAAAACAGATCTCCTTTTCAGACCCTGGGCATCAGGGCAAAAATACGTTATCCTGCCTTTGATCCTACCCCCAAAGAGGAAGCCCTGTGAATACCTGGAGCCTGAATTGCTATGAATTGCTCCTGCGCCCAGCGCAGGCTTTGCCCAAATTGGCCCAGCGCGGTCATTGGGGTTTGGCGGCCTGCATTCTGGCCCTGACTACTCTTTTGCACACCCTTACCCAAGCGGGTTCATCGCATCAACCTTTGTTCACCCTTTTGCCTCAATTGATGGTAAATGGAGGGGGCTGTTTTGTGCTCTGGATGATC
The DNA window shown above is from bacterium (Candidatus Blackallbacteria) CG13_big_fil_rev_8_21_14_2_50_49_14 and carries:
- a CDS encoding recombinase RecQ, translated to MFLQAKAWPTVLARYWGKEFQLRSHQQPIVENLTEKRDVLALLPTGEGKTLCFQLAGLVLGGLTLVVSPLLALIQEQVEDLQAKGLPAWQLSSQLSPEQRRKLLTALTNTAQAFLYLSPEQLQGAALQTFLAELPPRLLVIDEAHCISQWGRSFRPAYREIGSLLSSWKQRPVLGVFTATAPPQVQADISQVLGLKAPKLFQGSVLRDNIAIRIQRCWTPRSKRKALLAGIQGKTLIYARSRQATEELAQALREKGFPASFYHAGASLTQRQAAYQHFRSEPLAVLVATTAFGMGVDIPDIATVIHWHLPESLDAYVQEIGRGGRNRKFQAQALALWLWGEKGGGFNKLEAELPKRVWQLLGKGLSLIEVQDRLDLSDQSLNTMLLPWLAQGWIQPLAGKRYRLNAEVLSREMEWAVFRAEKQEQQFLRNQQAAFRRYLKTRRCRREQLERYFEVPLQPGCGLCDCCI